A genomic window from Nitrospiria bacterium includes:
- the mfd gene encoding transcription-repair coupling factor: MVFSGLWGSAKSAVVAGILHETNLPLFVLTATDAQAESFHQDLVCWYQWLGRPADEPILFPSPEILPYELTAPHPDLVRERMRALYGMAKADPGRAGRPVLLVASVAAAMQRVRTPVSLREAVLSLSAGQSADRDGLIESLVDLGYTRTDRVEHPGEFSVRGGILDLFSTADREPVRIEWAGDQVESIRFFDPETQRSAAAQGFVGILPAREPTDEANATVMDYLPTGTHRVLDEPGQIQDLMEEFDSEVRLARSSLPADRRTALQRYLTSEELNRHLQSGPSILLETSHFETDSERDRLAFSTRSPESLGLGVRGTPFSSALKTADDLRRKARVIFVGKTPVQSERLTALFREHDLPAETLPGPTFPPPPGPDSILPFTVAVGAISSGFIDLQNRLALLTDEDLFGKTAKHRPAPKLKRAQFLASLEDMEEGDYLVHAQHGIARYEGLKRLSIQGYESDFMILRYRGGDTLYLPVDRLNLVQKYTGVEGHRPKLDRLGGVTWARTTRRVKKAVETIAKEIVELYAVRETTPGHSFSKNAALGREFDAAFAYEETPDQLRAIEEIHKDMEESRPMDRLICGDVGYGKTEVAMRAAFMAVIDGKQVAVLVPTTLLAQQHGETFRERFAPFPVRVETLSRFRTPKEQKAVLSDLAAGRVDIAIGTHRLLQKDVVFHDLGLLIVDEEQRFGVGHKEKLKQLRKTVDTLTLSATPIPRTLQMALTGIRELSIIDTPPADRLAVRTILTRFDRSVIRNAILRELARGGQVFFVHNRVQDIERLGQFLRELVPEARLAVAHGQMHGRELEQVMWKFVHQETNVLLTTTIIESGLDIPTANTILINDAHRFGLSDLYQLRGRVGRSGHQAFAYLLVPSDRGLTEEARARIQAIQEFCELGAGFRIAARDLEIRGAGNFLGKQQSGHIAAVGFDFYLQLIEECVKDLKGEPAEAENEPTLNLKVSAYIPETYMPDTYQRLAVYRRLSDLKTEADLAAFRAELEDRYGAPPDPVERLLQAVQIKALARKLKILSLDSRSDGIHIAFDPAHPLTEAQVRRHLSDASGRLRVVSEFSVRLRLGESEQAEWPTLFSTLRNYLQSLL, from the coding sequence ATGGTCTTCTCCGGACTTTGGGGTTCGGCCAAATCGGCCGTGGTCGCGGGGATCCTTCATGAGACCAACCTCCCGCTTTTCGTCCTGACCGCGACAGACGCGCAGGCGGAATCGTTTCATCAGGACCTGGTCTGCTGGTACCAATGGCTGGGCCGCCCCGCCGATGAGCCGATCCTGTTTCCATCCCCGGAAATTCTTCCCTATGAGTTGACCGCACCCCATCCCGACCTGGTTCGCGAACGGATGCGGGCCCTGTACGGGATGGCCAAGGCCGATCCCGGTCGGGCCGGACGGCCGGTCCTTTTGGTGGCCTCCGTAGCGGCCGCGATGCAGCGCGTGAGGACTCCCGTCTCGCTGCGCGAGGCCGTCCTCTCCTTGTCCGCCGGACAATCGGCCGACCGGGACGGCCTGATCGAATCCCTGGTCGATCTCGGTTATACCCGGACCGACCGCGTCGAACATCCGGGGGAATTCAGCGTGCGCGGCGGAATCCTCGACCTGTTCTCGACCGCGGACCGCGAGCCGGTTCGAATCGAATGGGCGGGCGATCAGGTCGAGTCGATCCGGTTCTTCGATCCCGAGACCCAGCGCTCCGCCGCGGCACAAGGGTTCGTCGGCATTCTTCCGGCCCGCGAACCGACCGACGAAGCCAACGCCACCGTGATGGACTATCTTCCAACCGGTACGCACCGGGTGCTGGACGAGCCCGGCCAGATCCAGGACCTTATGGAAGAATTTGATTCCGAGGTCCGCCTGGCCCGGTCCTCCCTGCCGGCCGACCGACGGACCGCGCTTCAACGCTATCTCACATCGGAGGAGTTGAACCGGCATCTGCAATCGGGGCCGTCCATTCTTCTCGAAACAAGCCATTTCGAAACGGACTCGGAACGGGACCGGCTGGCCTTCTCGACGCGTTCGCCCGAGAGCCTGGGCCTGGGCGTGAGAGGGACGCCTTTTTCCTCCGCGCTCAAGACGGCGGACGACCTGAGACGTAAGGCCCGCGTCATTTTCGTCGGCAAGACCCCGGTCCAAAGCGAAAGGCTGACGGCGCTGTTTCGCGAACATGATCTGCCGGCCGAGACCCTGCCGGGCCCGACCTTTCCACCGCCGCCCGGGCCCGATTCGATCCTCCCGTTCACCGTCGCGGTCGGCGCGATTTCGTCGGGCTTCATCGACCTTCAAAACCGTCTCGCCCTCCTGACGGACGAGGACCTTTTCGGCAAGACCGCCAAACACCGCCCGGCGCCGAAACTCAAACGGGCCCAGTTCCTCGCCTCGCTGGAGGACATGGAAGAAGGGGATTATCTCGTCCACGCGCAACACGGCATCGCGCGCTACGAGGGCCTGAAAAGACTCTCGATCCAGGGCTATGAAAGCGATTTCATGATCCTTCGTTACCGGGGGGGCGACACCCTCTACCTCCCCGTCGACCGCCTGAACCTCGTTCAGAAGTATACCGGCGTCGAGGGCCACCGACCCAAGCTGGATCGTCTGGGGGGCGTCACCTGGGCGCGGACCACGCGACGCGTCAAGAAGGCCGTCGAGACGATCGCGAAGGAAATCGTGGAACTCTACGCGGTGCGAGAGACGACCCCGGGCCATTCCTTTTCAAAAAACGCCGCGCTCGGCCGGGAATTCGATGCCGCCTTCGCCTATGAAGAGACCCCCGACCAGCTCAGGGCGATCGAGGAAATCCATAAAGACATGGAAGAGTCCCGGCCGATGGACCGGCTGATCTGCGGCGATGTCGGCTACGGGAAGACCGAGGTGGCGATGCGGGCCGCCTTCATGGCGGTGATCGACGGCAAACAGGTCGCGGTCCTGGTGCCGACGACCCTGCTGGCGCAGCAGCACGGGGAGACCTTTCGCGAACGGTTCGCGCCGTTTCCGGTCCGCGTCGAAACGCTCAGCCGGTTTCGCACCCCGAAAGAACAGAAGGCGGTCCTGTCGGATCTGGCGGCCGGCCGCGTGGATATCGCGATCGGGACCCACCGCCTCCTCCAAAAGGACGTCGTCTTCCACGATCTCGGACTGCTGATCGTGGACGAAGAACAGCGGTTCGGGGTCGGCCATAAGGAAAAACTCAAGCAGCTCCGAAAGACGGTGGACACCCTGACCCTAAGCGCGACGCCCATCCCCCGAACGCTCCAGATGGCCCTGACCGGGATCCGCGAACTCTCGATCATCGACACCCCACCGGCCGATCGCCTCGCCGTCCGAACGATCCTGACGCGCTTCGACCGTTCGGTGATTCGGAACGCCATCCTCCGGGAATTGGCGCGGGGCGGACAGGTCTTTTTCGTCCATAACCGCGTTCAGGACATCGAGCGGCTGGGGCAGTTCCTCCGGGAGCTCGTCCCGGAGGCGAGGCTGGCGGTGGCGCACGGTCAAATGCACGGACGGGAACTGGAGCAGGTGATGTGGAAATTCGTGCATCAGGAAACGAACGTCCTCCTGACCACGACGATCATCGAGTCGGGACTCGACATCCCCACCGCAAACACCATCCTGATCAACGACGCACACCGCTTCGGCCTGTCCGACCTCTATCAGCTCCGGGGACGCGTGGGACGGTCGGGTCATCAGGCCTTCGCCTATCTCCTCGTCCCCTCCGATCGCGGCCTGACCGAGGAAGCCCGGGCCCGCATCCAGGCCATCCAGGAATTCTGCGAGCTGGGCGCCGGGTTCCGGATCGCGGCGCGAGACCTGGAAATTCGGGGCGCCGGAAACTTCCTCGGCAAACAGCAGTCCGGCCACATCGCGGCGGTCGGCTTCGACTTTTATCTCCAGTTGATCGAGGAATGCGTGAAGGACCTCAAGGGCGAACCGGCCGAAGCCGAGAACGAGCCGACCCTGAATCTCAAGGTTTCGGCGTATATTCCAGAGACCTACATGCCGGACACCTATCAACGCCTGGCCGTGTATCGGCGGCTCTCGGATCTCAAAACCGAAGCCGACCTGGCCGCGTTCCGAGCCGAATTGGAAGACCGTTACGGGGCCCCTCCGGACCCGGTGGAGCGGCTCTTGCAGGCCGTCCAGATCAAGGCGCTGGCCCGGAAGCTGAAAATCCTTTCGCTCGATTCGAGGAGCGACGGGATTCATATCGCCTTCGACCCGGCCCACCCGCTGACGGAGGCCCAGGTCCGCCGGCACCTGTCGGACGCTTCGGGACGCCTCCGGGTCGTTTCCGAATTCAGCGTGCGACTGCGGCTCGGCGAATCGGAACAGGCCGAATGGCCGACGCTCTTTTCGACCCTTAGAAATTACTTGCAAAGCCTGCTATAA
- a CDS encoding peptidylprolyl isomerase, producing MFRSPLPKFVFITVGLLACNKSAPPSLSNPDSTLAQVNGIPITVDQFNRKWSQLSEPARAVYAGPNGKKDFLGELITRELLLQKAHEMNLDRDKTVGERVESFRERLLLDAALHELIEKKIDVTEEDLRARFNAHREALPPIEEARASHILVKTESEARTLLVRLRRGADFAALAKAHSIDPATKDKGGDLGLLRKGRVLPEFDRVVFEMKPGQISDVVRTSYGYHIIRVQSRRTQKPLSVDDVRDELREQIIREKETALFDALVKTLRAESNIVISESRLASVGEDVAKKHDPTSAVQP from the coding sequence ATGTTTAGAAGTCCTTTACCAAAATTCGTGTTCATCACCGTAGGGCTTTTGGCCTGCAACAAGTCGGCGCCCCCTTCCCTTTCGAACCCCGATTCCACCCTGGCCCAGGTCAACGGAATACCGATCACGGTCGATCAATTTAATCGGAAATGGTCGCAACTGTCCGAACCGGCCCGCGCGGTCTATGCCGGCCCAAACGGGAAAAAAGATTTTCTGGGGGAATTGATCACGCGCGAGCTGCTCCTGCAAAAGGCCCATGAGATGAATCTGGACCGGGATAAAACCGTGGGAGAGCGTGTGGAATCCTTCCGGGAGCGGTTGTTGCTGGACGCCGCGCTTCATGAACTGATCGAGAAAAAAATCGACGTAACGGAGGAGGATCTGAGGGCCCGGTTCAACGCCCATCGAGAGGCTCTTCCCCCGATCGAAGAGGCGCGGGCGAGCCACATCCTGGTCAAGACCGAATCCGAGGCCCGGACCTTGCTGGTACGGCTGCGCCGGGGCGCCGATTTCGCCGCGCTGGCCAAAGCGCACTCCATCGATCCCGCCACCAAGGACAAGGGCGGGGATCTGGGGCTGCTGCGCAAAGGCCGGGTGCTCCCGGAGTTCGACAGGGTCGTATTCGAAATGAAGCCGGGTCAGATCAGCGACGTGGTCAGGACATCATACGGCTATCACATAATCCGCGTTCAAAGCCGGCGCACCCAAAAACCCCTCTCGGTCGATGACGTGCGGGACGAGCTCCGTGAGCAAATCATCCGGGAGAAAGAAACGGCCCTGTTCGACGCCCTCGTTAAAACATTGCGCGCCGAATCCAACATCGTGATTTCGGAGTCCCGGCTGGCCTCCGTCGGAGAAGATGTCGCAAAGAAACATGACCCCACGTCCGCGGTTCAACCCTAA
- a CDS encoding peptidyl-prolyl cis-trans isomerase, translating into MTPRPRFNPNPFCMYAVVALCIGCGKDAVLPSSPIVAMVGEDGISRDEFKAAFLEAKIEGANDENSEAVKELKRNLLNELIEQHLFLAEAGRLKLEVGADELQQAVDRVKGDYAAGEFEAMLQQQQTTFEQWKERLRKDLLSQKVINQAVPQNIQISGAEVQTYYDQHAKDFVHPDEVRARQIVVAKEETARSIRLQLIQGADFASMAKSYSLSPDKEQGGDLGFFAKGDMPEEFDIVFSLGVGKISPIVKTAYGYHIFKVEERHPAKPMTPSEAAERIRAQLTQERREQSFAAWVAGLKEKVRITVNYRILYQPLGLPDSTPEPVHD; encoded by the coding sequence ATGACCCCACGTCCGCGGTTCAACCCTAACCCGTTCTGTATGTACGCCGTGGTGGCCCTGTGCATCGGCTGCGGGAAGGACGCCGTTCTTCCCTCCTCGCCGATCGTCGCGATGGTCGGTGAGGACGGCATCAGTCGCGACGAGTTCAAGGCCGCGTTTTTAGAGGCCAAGATCGAGGGGGCGAACGACGAAAACAGCGAAGCCGTCAAGGAACTCAAACGGAACCTGCTCAACGAGCTGATTGAGCAACACCTGTTCCTGGCCGAGGCCGGAAGGCTGAAGCTGGAGGTCGGTGCCGATGAGCTCCAGCAAGCCGTCGACCGGGTCAAAGGGGATTACGCCGCCGGAGAATTTGAGGCCATGCTTCAACAGCAACAGACCACCTTTGAACAATGGAAGGAGCGCCTTCGAAAGGACCTCTTGAGTCAGAAGGTCATCAATCAGGCCGTGCCTCAAAACATCCAGATTTCCGGCGCGGAAGTTCAAACTTACTACGATCAGCACGCGAAGGATTTCGTGCATCCGGACGAGGTCCGGGCGCGCCAGATCGTCGTGGCCAAGGAAGAAACGGCTCGTTCGATCCGCCTTCAATTGATTCAGGGGGCCGATTTCGCCTCCATGGCGAAAAGCTATTCCCTCAGTCCGGATAAAGAGCAGGGCGGCGACCTCGGTTTTTTCGCCAAGGGCGATATGCCAGAAGAATTTGATATCGTTTTCTCCCTGGGGGTCGGGAAGATCAGCCCGATCGTCAAAACCGCCTACGGGTATCACATCTTCAAGGTGGAGGAGCGGCATCCCGCGAAACCCATGACCCCGTCGGAAGCCGCGGAGAGAATTCGAGCCCAGCTCACCCAGGAGCGACGTGAACAGTCCTTCGCCGCCTGGGTCGCCGGTCTGAAGGAGAAGGTTCGGATCACGGTGAACTATCGGATCCTTTATCAACCGCTGGGATTACCGGATTCCACCCCGGAGCCGGTCCATGACTAA
- a CDS encoding peptidyl-prolyl cis-trans isomerase has translation MTKRLRHLIVCFFFLAAGVQPSFGTTAPVDRIAAIVNGEIITASDLQSAAARARLGLLALTPDGTPSRTPPSEQQLLGQLIEQKLQLQLAQKRGITVEPEEIQKAVDDVKQKNGMPNDAALQKALEEEHSSLEQYKKGLQDQIMILKLVNREVKSGVLLSDQDIRAYYEEHPGLFRTPMEYHLHQIFIPVSKFDTSSTFDQTVRNVADQLKSGADFQALVQQYSEGPDRNANGDLGNLKAEQMLPEMRQAIEHLKPGEVSEPVKTATGAHIFRLDEIIPPQTRPIAEVKPEIQERLYQERSAELYEKWLNDLRASAQVEIKY, from the coding sequence ATGACTAAACGACTCAGACACCTCATCGTCTGCTTCTTCTTTCTTGCGGCCGGAGTCCAACCGTCGTTCGGCACCACGGCCCCCGTCGACCGGATCGCGGCCATCGTCAACGGCGAGATCATCACCGCCTCCGACCTTCAATCGGCCGCCGCACGGGCCCGCCTCGGCTTGCTGGCGCTGACCCCGGACGGAACACCCTCCCGCACGCCCCCTTCCGAGCAGCAGCTCCTTGGACAATTGATCGAACAGAAACTTCAGCTGCAGCTGGCCCAGAAGAGGGGCATCACGGTTGAACCGGAGGAAATTCAAAAAGCGGTGGATGATGTAAAACAAAAAAACGGGATGCCGAACGACGCGGCCCTTCAAAAAGCGCTGGAGGAGGAGCATTCCAGCCTCGAACAGTATAAAAAAGGGCTGCAGGATCAGATCATGATCCTCAAACTCGTGAACCGTGAAGTGAAGTCCGGCGTCCTCCTCAGCGACCAGGATATTCGCGCGTACTACGAGGAGCACCCGGGCCTTTTTCGGACGCCGATGGAGTATCACCTCCACCAGATTTTCATCCCGGTTTCAAAATTCGATACTTCTTCGACGTTTGATCAGACCGTCCGGAATGTCGCCGACCAACTCAAAAGCGGCGCCGATTTCCAGGCCCTCGTCCAACAATACTCGGAAGGGCCGGATCGGAACGCGAACGGCGACCTGGGCAACCTCAAGGCGGAACAGATGCTGCCGGAAATGCGCCAGGCGATCGAACATTTGAAACCCGGCGAGGTCAGCGAACCGGTCAAAACGGCCACGGGGGCCCACATTTTCCGGCTCGATGAGATCATTCCGCCCCAAACCCGCCCGATCGCGGAGGTCAAGCCGGAAATTCAGGAACGCTTATATCAGGAGCGTTCGGCCGAATTATATGAAAAGTGGCTGAACGATCTGCGGGCCAGCGCCCAGGTTGAGATCAAATATTAG
- a CDS encoding tetratricopeptide repeat protein: protein MIRIAWALLLTTMIGLSPVFADELFDADAAKQHFNTGLELYFKQDYKNAIKEFEAASTIDPDNANALYFMGYSYYKLKDMKRAREVFDQAYGADTKYSPIRKTPTVETPPGQK, encoded by the coding sequence ATGATTCGAATCGCATGGGCCCTATTGTTGACGACGATGATCGGGTTATCTCCCGTGTTCGCGGACGAGTTGTTCGACGCGGACGCGGCGAAACAACATTTCAACACCGGTCTGGAGCTTTACTTCAAGCAGGATTATAAAAACGCGATCAAGGAGTTCGAGGCGGCGAGTACTATCGATCCCGATAACGCCAACGCATTGTACTTCATGGGCTATTCGTATTATAAACTGAAGGACATGAAGAGGGCCCGGGAGGTGTTTGACCAGGCCTATGGAGCGGATACCAAGTACAGCCCCATTCGAAAAACTCCGACGGTTGAGACCCCGCCGGGCCAGAAGTAA
- a CDS encoding diguanylate cyclase: protein MTMLNGLRWIEQGVLALSGGVLFYFGYCLKREARLDFERLGALVFILAGALGSISNLAGLVFHGTPGYLVAAVGREILTLTPLIAIVWLISGTFGLTAKKLLSLQAQVIETAQSAAVKDAVTGIDNHRAFQRQLEEEVARSGRYNRPLSLLMIDLDHFKTLNDTYGHPVGDAILRELSELIKQGLRTNDLLARFGGEEFSVLLPETTLEGARVVAERLRNCVLYHLFNLPGGHRAFISISVGVANLPIDARDKDGLIEMAEKALYFAKQNGRNRVGLHGEMLKAHFAEDQGSLEVVLRDSKLSVMRNIGLAIDAKTPFTFGHTDQVVRLAMSFAKFLKLDPAEVESLRIASLLHNIGLMNAPENVLNKPGPLTLEERKIIQAHPTLAELLLKDAPRLDGVLPAILYHHERWDGNGYPKGLHGEDIPFLARVLAIAEAYQAMISTRPYRRRLSDDEAIEELHQCAGKQFDPQLVQSFVQVLNKTGLPP from the coding sequence ATGACGATGTTGAATGGACTTCGCTGGATCGAACAAGGGGTGCTCGCGCTGTCGGGCGGTGTCCTTTTTTACTTCGGGTACTGTCTGAAACGTGAAGCACGGCTCGATTTTGAGCGTCTCGGCGCGCTGGTTTTCATCCTCGCCGGTGCCTTGGGTTCGATATCGAATTTGGCCGGTCTGGTTTTCCATGGAACACCGGGATATCTGGTTGCGGCAGTCGGCCGGGAAATATTGACCCTCACTCCGTTGATCGCCATCGTATGGTTGATCAGCGGGACCTTCGGTCTGACGGCCAAGAAACTCCTCTCGCTGCAGGCCCAGGTCATAGAGACGGCCCAGTCGGCCGCGGTGAAGGATGCCGTCACGGGGATCGATAACCACCGGGCCTTCCAGAGACAGCTGGAGGAGGAAGTCGCCCGTTCCGGAAGGTATAACCGGCCACTTTCGCTGCTCATGATCGACCTGGATCATTTTAAAACCCTGAATGACACCTACGGTCATCCGGTCGGCGATGCCATTTTACGGGAATTGAGTGAGCTCATCAAACAAGGCCTTCGGACCAACGATCTTCTCGCCCGCTTTGGGGGCGAGGAATTTTCGGTCCTTCTTCCGGAAACAACCTTGGAGGGAGCCCGGGTCGTTGCGGAACGTCTACGCAACTGCGTTCTCTATCATCTCTTCAACCTGCCCGGCGGTCATCGGGCCTTCATTTCGATCAGCGTCGGGGTTGCGAATCTTCCCATCGACGCCCGGGACAAGGACGGCTTGATTGAAATGGCGGAGAAGGCCCTTTATTTTGCCAAACAGAACGGCCGGAATCGGGTGGGTCTTCACGGGGAAATGTTAAAGGCCCACTTTGCGGAAGATCAGGGCAGCCTGGAGGTCGTTCTTCGGGATTCGAAACTCAGCGTGATGCGGAATATCGGATTGGCCATCGATGCCAAAACGCCCTTTACGTTCGGCCACACCGACCAGGTGGTTCGTTTGGCCATGAGTTTTGCCAAGTTCTTGAAACTCGACCCGGCGGAGGTGGAGAGCCTTCGGATCGCAAGTTTGCTCCACAACATCGGGCTGATGAATGCGCCCGAGAATGTTTTGAACAAGCCGGGACCCTTGACCTTGGAAGAACGGAAGATCATCCAGGCGCATCCGACCCTTGCCGAGTTGTTGCTCAAAGACGCCCCCCGGTTGGACGGTGTGCTGCCCGCCATCCTTTACCATCACGAGCGTTGGGATGGGAACGGCTATCCAAAAGGTCTGCACGGGGAGGACATCCCCTTTTTGGCCCGGGTTCTGGCCATCGCCGAGGCCTATCAGGCCATGATTTCGACACGGCCGTATCGCAGACGGCTGAGCGATGATGAGGCCATCGAGGAACTGCATCAATGCGCCGGAAAACAGTTCGATCCGCAGTTGGTGCAATCCTTCGTGCAGGTTTTAAACAAAACGGGCCTTCCGCCCTGA
- a CDS encoding MerR family transcriptional regulator, with amino-acid sequence MGKKTYSPKEICRQAKISARQLGYWKLIGIVRPGQELHGTRIFYRYTDRDLELLQAVQKLTEQGYLVSKAAEKIKAALAGGGDVSARTLVNLISRPSSSLRDPATEILKGIEDFQKRVEEERVRSRRFQYPLTCLAVKVEISPFDNADGVGEITRKILNTLNSYKRAYDTIAQIDSQEFLWLLCQTTEDGAKLVAQRIPILFPEREWTIGNVRYSIRINVGFATMEPSEEEGTGFVERARNASGTVV; translated from the coding sequence ATGGGTAAAAAGACATACAGCCCTAAAGAAATCTGCAGACAGGCCAAAATCTCGGCCAGACAACTGGGATATTGGAAATTGATCGGGATTGTGCGGCCCGGACAGGAACTGCACGGCACAAGAATTTTCTACCGCTATACGGACCGGGATCTTGAATTGTTGCAGGCCGTTCAAAAACTCACCGAGCAAGGGTACCTTGTGAGCAAGGCCGCTGAAAAGATTAAAGCGGCCTTGGCGGGCGGAGGGGATGTTTCGGCCCGCACCTTGGTGAATTTGATCAGCCGACCGTCCTCGTCTCTGCGCGATCCGGCCACGGAGATCCTGAAAGGGATCGAGGATTTTCAGAAACGGGTTGAGGAGGAACGGGTCCGGTCGCGTCGTTTTCAATATCCGCTGACCTGTCTCGCCGTCAAAGTTGAGATTTCTCCTTTCGACAATGCGGACGGGGTGGGTGAAATCACCCGAAAGATCTTAAATACGTTGAATTCGTACAAACGCGCCTACGATACGATAGCTCAGATCGACTCCCAGGAATTCTTATGGCTGTTGTGCCAGACGACGGAGGACGGTGCGAAGCTTGTGGCCCAACGCATCCCGATTCTGTTTCCCGAGCGGGAATGGACCATCGGGAACGTCCGTTACTCGATTCGAATTAACGTGGGATTCGCGACGATGGAACCGTCGGAGGAAGAGGGAACGGGGTTCGTGGAGCGGGCGCGAAACGCATCGGGCACCGTGGTTTGA
- the yihA gene encoding ribosome biogenesis GTP-binding protein YihA/YsxC, whose amino-acid sequence MKIHGAEFVKSCASLRDCPTDGLPEIALAGRSNVGKSSLLNSLVRHKGLAKTSGTPGKTRLINFFKITVSIKSPAAFYLVDLPGYGYANVSLAQRQAWGDLVNDYLKHRPALRGLIVLLDIRLPPSLLDQQLITWIHSCRLRYILVATKSDQMPRGRLASALGQVKTSLPGIPAHQVILPFSSKTGQGRDSLLEEIAQFLKD is encoded by the coding sequence ATGAAGATCCATGGGGCGGAGTTTGTGAAAAGCTGCGCGTCGCTTCGCGACTGTCCGACGGACGGGCTGCCCGAGATCGCTCTCGCGGGACGTTCCAATGTGGGGAAGTCGTCGCTGTTGAACTCTCTGGTGCGACATAAAGGGCTGGCCAAGACAAGCGGCACCCCGGGTAAGACGCGACTGATAAACTTTTTCAAGATCACCGTGAGCATCAAATCGCCGGCGGCCTTTTATCTCGTGGACCTGCCCGGATACGGCTACGCCAACGTTTCCCTGGCGCAACGTCAGGCCTGGGGTGACTTGGTGAATGATTATCTCAAGCACCGTCCCGCCCTTCGAGGCTTGATCGTACTGTTGGACATTCGTCTCCCGCCGAGTCTATTGGATCAGCAATTGATCACATGGATTCATTCCTGCCGACTTCGGTATATCCTGGTCGCCACAAAGTCGGATCAGATGCCCCGGGGACGTCTCGCATCCGCCCTTGGCCAGGTCAAGACCTCGTTGCCGGGTATCCCTGCTCACCAAGTCATCTTGCCTTTTTCCTCCAAGACGGGCCAGGGCCGAGATTCCCTTCTGGAAGAAATCGCCCAATTTCTGAAAGACTGA
- a CDS encoding tetratricopeptide repeat protein: MNGDPDFEKVYRAAQECFEENRLDEAERLFLKLLERNSKGYADVFNRLGLIYSQKGLLERAAQYFEKALAINPKYTDAALSLVVTYNELQKFAEAERVFNRAAKVVRSEPTSLDPFIQGKLANEHGKLGNAYYNLGRYDEALDEYQKAVKLRPNFVDILTQIGMTLREKGELDRAIAAFSRAKEASPKYVPAYIHLGIAYYAQNRRDLALQEWKAAQKIDPANRAVQVYLNLAKKP; this comes from the coding sequence ATGAACGGGGATCCCGATTTCGAAAAAGTCTATCGTGCCGCCCAGGAATGCTTCGAGGAAAATCGTCTGGACGAAGCGGAACGTCTGTTTCTGAAGCTCCTGGAACGAAACTCAAAAGGGTACGCGGACGTTTTCAACCGTCTGGGTTTGATCTACTCCCAGAAAGGCCTGCTGGAGCGCGCCGCTCAATATTTTGAAAAGGCCTTGGCCATTAATCCCAAATACACGGATGCCGCCCTCAGCCTCGTTGTGACGTATAACGAACTTCAGAAGTTCGCCGAGGCCGAACGCGTCTTCAACCGTGCGGCCAAGGTGGTCCGTTCCGAACCCACGTCGCTTGATCCGTTTATTCAAGGCAAGCTGGCCAACGAGCATGGAAAGCTGGGGAATGCCTATTATAATTTGGGCCGGTACGATGAAGCCCTCGACGAGTACCAGAAGGCCGTCAAGCTCCGGCCGAATTTTGTGGATATTCTGACCCAGATCGGGATGACTCTGAGGGAGAAGGGCGAACTGGACCGGGCCATCGCGGCCTTCAGCCGGGCCAAAGAGGCCAGCCCCAAATATGTGCCGGCCTACATCCACCTTGGAATCGCCTATTACGCCCAAAACCGACGGGACTTGGCCTTGCAAGAGTGGAAAGCCGCGCAGAAGATCGATCCCGCCAACCGCGCCGTCCAGGTTTACCTGAACTTGGCCAAAAAGCCATAG